CGCACTGACCCTCGTGGTCGCAGGCGCCGTCCTCGTGGGGCTGGCCGAAGTCGCCGGCGACGATCGGACCGTCGACGGCGCTGACGATCTCGCCGAGCGTGATCTCGGCTGGGTCGCGCGCCAGCACGTATCCGCCCCCGACCCCGCGCTTGGACCGCACCAGCCCGGCGCCCTTCAAAGCGAGGAGGATCTGCTCCAGGTAGGGCTGGGGCAGCCCGGTGCGCTCGGCCACGTCCCGCACCGAGGTGGGGAGGTTGCGCTCGGCGTGGAGCGCGAGGGACAGCAGCGCCCGGCTCGCGTAGTCGCCCCTCGTCGACACCTTCACGGGTTCATGGTAGGAGAGGTCCGGCTCTAACTCGGCGGACCGTCGCCGGCTGCCTCGGTGCCGGCGGAGCGCGGCGTGCGGCGCGTCACCCGGGCCGCAGGCGTCGGGCGTCCTAGGGTCTTGGGGTGCGACCGGCCTGCCCTCACCCGGTGCTGCCGGCCTTCGGTGGCGCCTGCCTCACCTCGATCGTGCCTTCGCTGCTGTCGATGACGCCGGCCGACCGCTCATGGATGCCGCAGCCGGTGCACGACGCCCGGCAGGTGGTGCTCCTCGTCCTCGACGGGCTGGGGTGGGAGCAGCTGCAGGACCGCGCCGGGGTGGCGCCGGTGCTGAGCTCCATGGAAGGCATGCCCATCACGTCGGTGGCGCCGACCACTACGGCCGCCGCCCTCACCTCGATCAGCACGGGGCTCAGCCCCGCCCAGCACGGCGTCGTCGGGTACCGGGTTCGGGTGGGAGCGCACGACGTGCTCAACGTGCTCCGGTGGCGCACGGCCGCGGGTGACGCCCGCGGCGACGTCGACCCCGTGTCGTTCCAGCCGCATCCGGCCTTCGGCGCGACGTCCCCGCCCGTGGTCACTCGCGCCGAGTTCGCCTCGACCGGATTCACCACCGCCCATCTGGCCGGCGCCCGGCTCCATGGGTGGCGCCTCGCATCGAGCCTGGTCGTGGAGGTGCGGGCCCTCCTGCGCGCCGGTGAGCCGTTCGTCTACGCGTACTACGACGGCATGGACAAGGTGGCCCACGACCGCGGCTTCGGCGAGTACTACGACGCCGAGCTGGCCGCCGTGGACCGGCTGGTGGGCGACCTGGTGGCCGCCCTCCCGCCCGGGGCCTCGCTGGTGGTCACGTCCGACCACGGCCAGGTCGAGGTCACCGGTCCCGGGGTGGCCCTGCCACCGGCGCTGGCCGCCGACGTCGACCTGCTGTCGGGGGAGGGCCGCTTCCGATGGCTGCACGCCCGGCCGGGTACGGCGGACCGGCTGG
The genomic region above belongs to Acidimicrobiales bacterium and contains:
- a CDS encoding Rrf2 family transcriptional regulator — encoded protein: MKVSTRGDYASRALLSLALHAERNLPTSVRDVAERTGLPQPYLEQILLALKGAGLVRSKRGVGGGYVLARDPAEITLGEIVSAVDGPIVAGDFGQPHEDGACDHEGQCVLLSVWAEVGRHMRSHLDSFTLADMVRSARGTADAPLQPLA
- a CDS encoding alkaline phosphatase family protein, translating into MLPAFGGACLTSIVPSLLSMTPADRSWMPQPVHDARQVVLLVLDGLGWEQLQDRAGVAPVLSSMEGMPITSVAPTTTAAALTSISTGLSPAQHGVVGYRVRVGAHDVLNVLRWRTAAGDARGDVDPVSFQPHPAFGATSPPVVTRAEFASTGFTTAHLAGARLHGWRLASSLVVEVRALLRAGEPFVYAYYDGMDKVAHDRGFGEYYDAELAAVDRLVGDLVAALPPGASLVVTSDHGQVEVTGPGVALPPALAADVDLLSGEGRFRWLHARPGTADRLAGAAADTFGDVAWVRTRDQLVDEGWFGGRPAPDVARRLGDVALIPFEPIAFLDPADTGETRLVCRHGSMTSAEALVPLLVKAAPGGEG